Proteins from a genomic interval of Musa acuminata AAA Group cultivar baxijiao chromosome BXJ1-9, Cavendish_Baxijiao_AAA, whole genome shotgun sequence:
- the LOC135593928 gene encoding uncharacterized protein LOC135593928: protein MSVSFTSFAFWIWGGKDQESPNPSLISSPELPWGFKEQDYLRFPSANGAGIRTSSRRVKKKRQSREERRIDKEYDIVLVPSDGGCMSGSESDDSDWSIGWLEPHDPEFQSDSDSENCSFAVLVPCYGRGRSEQAESSKSRVLGAVDRMDDRHSDGKNYIEEWLSSLQSN from the exons ATGTCGGTGTCTTTTACGAGTTTCGCCTTCTGGATTTGGGGTGGGAAAGATCAGGAATCCCCCAATCCGTCCCTAATTTCCTCTCCCGAATTGCCTTGGGGATTTAAGGAGCAGGATTACTTAAGATTTCCATCAGCTAATGGTGCCGGAATAAGAACCAGTTCGAGGAGAGTTAAGAAGAAGCGGCAGAGCCGGGAGGAGCGGCGGATCGATAAAGAGTATGACATCGTCCTTGTGCCCTCGGATGGCGGATGCATGTCGGGGTCCGAGTCTGATGACTCGGATTGGTCGATTGGGTGGTTGGAACCTCATGACCCCGAGTTCCAGAGCGACAGCGACTCGGAGAACTGCAGCTTCGCCGTCTTGGTCCCGTGTTATGGCCGTGGTCGTAGTGAGCAGGCGGAGAGCTCCAAGTCCCGTGTCTTGGGAGCTGTCGATCGCATGGATGATCGTCATTCTG ATGGCAAGAATTACATAGAAGAATGGCTTTCTTCTCTCCAAAGCAACTGA